In the genome of Fulvivirga maritima, one region contains:
- a CDS encoding acetoacetate--CoA ligase produces MNPQDTPKQLWSPTKDFINHTNLSDYLKWLKSYKNLSFSNYHELWNWSTENIEPFWESAWQYFNIQGGEYSSVLSGSKMPFYKWFEGAQVNYAEHIFLSYSDDIPAIISKKEGQPTIETSWSELKTQVIQVQLLLKQWGVQAGDRVVAYLPNCLEATVAFLAVNSLGAIWSSCSPDFGLSSIIDRFEQVKPKVLIGVDGYNYGGKSFDKTSIISSLQEALPSLEHTLLIPYINADISSLSNYHLWNELPPAHDKTLDFNRVPFNDPIWILYSSGTTGAPKAITHSQGGILLEHYKYMSFHQNVKPGDRCFWYTTTGWMMWNYIQSALLCRGTVVLYDGSPAWPTVDALWKMADELKVNHFGTSAGYIVANMKAEKKPGKEHNLSSLISIGSTGSPLPPEGFDYVYKDIKSDVWLTSMSGGTDVCSAFVGGVPTLPVYEGEIQARALGCHLLAYNENGEPVNNEEGEMVITKPMPSMPIFFWDDEHYERYKTSYFEMYPDMWRHGDWIKMTSRQGIIIYGRSDATLNRGGVRIGTSEIYRAVDQITEIQDSLVVCIETQAGDFYMPLFVVMQPGQPLTPDLISKVKKVIRESYSPRHVPDDVIAIEQVPYTISGKKTETPVKKVLMGKDIQQAMNKDALKNPESMNFFINLAKELEAG; encoded by the coding sequence ATGAATCCGCAGGACACTCCTAAACAGTTATGGTCACCCACAAAAGATTTTATTAACCATACTAACCTGTCGGACTATCTCAAATGGCTCAAATCCTATAAAAACCTCTCATTCAGCAATTATCATGAACTGTGGAACTGGTCTACAGAAAACATAGAACCGTTCTGGGAAAGTGCATGGCAATACTTCAATATCCAAGGGGGAGAATACTCTTCAGTGTTATCAGGAAGTAAAATGCCATTTTATAAATGGTTTGAAGGCGCCCAAGTCAATTATGCTGAACATATTTTTCTTTCCTATTCAGATGATATTCCTGCTATTATATCTAAGAAAGAAGGGCAGCCGACCATAGAAACCTCATGGAGCGAGTTAAAAACCCAAGTAATACAGGTACAACTATTGCTCAAGCAGTGGGGCGTTCAAGCTGGGGACAGAGTGGTCGCTTATTTACCCAATTGCTTAGAAGCTACAGTAGCATTTCTGGCTGTAAATAGTCTGGGAGCCATTTGGTCTAGCTGCTCTCCTGATTTTGGCCTTAGCTCTATTATTGATCGCTTTGAACAAGTAAAGCCTAAAGTGCTTATAGGTGTTGATGGTTATAATTATGGAGGTAAAAGCTTCGATAAAACATCGATCATATCATCTCTCCAAGAAGCCCTCCCTTCACTCGAGCATACCTTGCTTATACCTTATATTAATGCCGATATCTCTTCATTATCAAATTATCATTTGTGGAACGAACTGCCTCCTGCCCATGATAAAACACTAGACTTCAACAGAGTACCCTTTAATGATCCTATCTGGATACTATATTCTTCAGGCACCACAGGAGCTCCCAAAGCCATCACCCACAGCCAGGGAGGCATTTTATTGGAGCATTATAAATACATGAGCTTTCATCAGAATGTAAAGCCTGGTGACCGGTGTTTTTGGTACACCACCACCGGCTGGATGATGTGGAACTACATTCAGAGTGCCCTATTATGCCGCGGCACAGTAGTACTATATGATGGCAGCCCGGCCTGGCCAACAGTAGATGCCTTATGGAAAATGGCCGATGAACTAAAAGTAAATCATTTTGGCACCAGCGCCGGCTATATCGTTGCCAATATGAAAGCCGAAAAAAAACCGGGAAAAGAACACAACTTATCATCATTAATATCCATAGGCTCAACAGGATCACCATTACCTCCTGAGGGCTTTGATTATGTGTATAAAGACATAAAAAGTGATGTCTGGCTCACTTCTATGAGTGGCGGCACAGATGTATGCAGTGCTTTTGTAGGGGGAGTTCCTACCTTACCCGTCTATGAGGGCGAAATACAAGCAAGGGCTCTTGGCTGCCATTTATTAGCTTATAATGAAAATGGAGAGCCTGTAAATAATGAAGAAGGGGAAATGGTTATAACCAAGCCTATGCCCTCCATGCCTATATTTTTCTGGGATGATGAGCACTATGAAAGATACAAAACCAGCTACTTCGAAATGTACCCGGACATGTGGAGACATGGGGATTGGATAAAGATGACATCGCGCCAAGGCATAATTATATATGGCCGCTCTGATGCCACACTCAATAGAGGTGGTGTAAGAATTGGCACTAGTGAAATTTACAGGGCTGTAGATCAAATTACTGAAATACAGGATAGTCTTGTAGTTTGTATTGAAACACAAGCAGGTGACTTTTACATGCCATTATTCGTTGTAATGCAACCAGGTCAGCCACTGACTCCTGACCTCATTTCCAAAGTCAAAAAGGTAATTAGAGAAAGCTACTCCCCTCGTCACGTGCCTGATGACGTGATAGCTATTGAACAAGTTCCGTATACTATAAGTGGGAAAAAGACTGAAACACCTGTAAAAAAGGTACTTATGGGTAAAGATATTCAACAGGCTATGAATAAAGATGCCTTGAAAAATCCTGAGTCTATGAACTTTTTTATTAATCTGGCTAAAGAATTAGAGGCTGGTTAA